The Nostoc sp. PCC 7524 nucleotide sequence CATGCCATCAGAAAAACTACCTTGCCCGATGGGATAAATCAACAACACAGCTGTAGCAGCCGCAACGGGAGCAGAAAAAGCCACAGGAATCCAAGGACGCATTCCTAAACGGTAGCTTAATTCCCATTGCCGACCCATATAAGCATAGATAGCAGTCAGGAAGTGCAACACAATCATTTGGTAAGGGCCGCCATTGTATAGCCATTCATCCAAAGAAGCTGCTTCCCAGATGGGGTACAAGTGCAAACCAATCGCCGCCGAAGTGGGAACTACGGTAGCAGTGATGAGGTTATTGCCGTAGAGCAATGAACCAGAAACAGGTTCGCGGATACCGTCTACATCCACAGGAGGGGCAGCAATAAACGCCAGAATAAAGACAATCGCCGCAGTTAAAGCCGTGGGAATCAGGATCACGCCAAACCAGCCAATATACATCCGATTTTCTGTACTGGTGATCCAGTTACAGAATCTATCCCATAAGTTTGTGCTACTGCGCTGTTCTAAAAGTGTTGTCATATTTGGTTATGAGTGCGAATAGAGGGAAATACAACCAATTCATAATTACGTAGCTAGCTTTACCAAGAAAGGCAGAGGGCAGGAGGCAGGAGGCAGAAGGAAATACTGACTCCTGTCCTCTGCCACGACCGGAAGGGAGTAAGGGTTTAAAGCCCCCTCTGAACTTTTGTTCAGTGGCTACAAGTCAGAAGGGGTTTGAATCCCCTTCTGACTTGAACCTTCTGCCTTCTGCCCTCTGCCTCCTGCCTTTTTCAACAGAGGGGTACGGAAAGAGTAGTGTCTACGTAATTAAGAAAGTCAGATGCAGCCTGAGTTGTCAGGGAAAGCATCTGTAGCTTTCGGTGAATTGGTGTAATTTGTCGTATATCAATTATATAACTGTATAGTTGTAGAGTTGTCAAGAGGCAATTTTAAACTTGTGCTTCTGGGTATAGAAGCTCTATAGCCATAAAAAGGCACACTGAGATGGTAAGATTACTTTTCAGTTATTTAGTTAATAAATGAGCAAATCTGTCATGAACCACATCCTCCCTCCCTTGCGGATTGGTCAACATATTGCCCGCTATCCCATCATGCAAGCTGCAATGGCGGTGCGGGTATCTGGCGCGAAATTGGCTGGAGCAGTTGCCAACGCTGGAGGTGTGGGGATGATTGCTTCTTTGGGAATAGGTTTAGATTCTCCCTACTTTAATCCACGTCAACGCAGTAGTTTTTTTACAGCCAATCGACTGGCTTTAATTGATGAATTAGCCAAAGCCCGCCACATCAGCCCCGATGGTGTGATAGGTGTCAATATTCTTGTCGGTACTAAAGATTACTCCGTGTTAGCCCAAACAGCAGCAGCCGAGGGAGCAAATCTGATTGTTACAGGGGGAGCATTGCCCTTAACTTTACCAGAGTACACCGCCGATTATCCTGATGTTGCCCTGGTGCCGACTGTCGCCAATGTAGACTCAGCACAGTATCTGTGTCAGACATGGAAAAGTCGATATAATCGCCTACCCGATGCCTTAATTTTAGAAAATTGCCAGAAAGTAGGGGGACATTTTACCCAATGTGAACAGATAAACATTCCAGGGTTTTCCATTGGGTGGGTAATTTCGCAAGTACGGGAATATTTAACCGAAAAAATGGGTGTGAGGATACCGTTGATTGTGACAGGTGGAGTTAGCGATCGCAACGATATTGATCAAATGTTAGCAATGGGAGCGGATGGCGTACAAATGGGTACTCGTTTCATCACCACAATTGAATGTGATGCCCATCAGAGTTATAAAGAACGTCATTTACAAGCGAACGCCGAAGATATCGTCACAGTACCCAGTCCCGTAGGCAAACCCAGCCGGGCATTACGCAATTCCTTTGCAGAGCAGATTATGACAGATTCATCACAGCAACGGCGATGTATTGCCAACTGTTTAGAAATCTGTCTATTTCGAGACAAAGGTAAAACCTATTGCCTACTTAATGCCCTAGCTCAAGCTGCCCGTGGTGACGTGGAAAATGGTTTAATTTTCTCCGGTGCTAATGTCACTCATACTGAGCGCATCATCTCTGTTGCAGAGCTGATGGCAGATTTGACAGCCAAGGTCTAGCACCGACAGCACGGCGAATTTCCCGCCAAATCTGCGTTGCAGCCAATGCGCCATCACCCGCAGCAATCACCACTTGATTTAAGCCTACCTTCAAGTCTCCAATCGCAAAAATGCGCGGGTGAGAAGTCCGTCCCATCTGGTCTGTTACTAAATATCCCCCTTTTCGCTCCAAATTAAACTTTTCTAGATAGGTATTGTGATAACGCGAACCCATTGAGATTAAACCAGTTGCCAACTCAACCACCGCACCATCCACCAATTCCACACCTGTCATGTGATGGTTTTTACCCAAAAATTGCTTAATTGGTGTTTCCACCAAGCGATAACCATACTGCTGCAATTTAGAACGTAATTCTGCACTCACAGTAAATAATCCATGAGTAAAGATAGTAATGTAGGGCGTAAACCAACTCAAATTAAACACCATTTCCTCAATACTGGCCTCACTTCCTGCAAAAAACCCGCATAGTTTATCAGCCATTTCATAGCCATCGCACACCATACAAACGTGTAAGTTATAGCCAGCGTATTCAAACACATTCTGCATATTTTCCAAAGGTGGCAGATGGTCAATAATCCCACTAGCCGCAATCAGGTACTTAGCGCGCAACACAGAGTAAATACTATTTTGACGACCAACTTTCACCCGCACCGCAAAAGTATTGCCCTCGTCCACCACCTCCTCAACATAAGCATTTAAAAAATCCCCATCCAAAGAGTCATAATGCTTTTTACCTTGTTGCAACAACACACGCCCAGGAGTATCAGGAGGCAAACCCAGATAATTATGTAATTCCTGCATCCAGAAAGAACGCGCCTTACCCTTATCAATAATTAGACTTGAAAGCCGATATCTTTGTAAATAAATACCAGCCGACAACCCCCCAGCACCACCCCCAACAATAATTGCATCATAAACATGATCCAAACGTTCCGAAACATTACCTTTTGATAACTGCATATTCTCACCTATTTCCTCTTAAAAAAACTCTCCGCGCCCCTCTGCGTTAACCTCCGCGCCCCTCCGCGTTTAAACCCACCAAGGCTTTTCCCCAGTCCGGGGGTCTATTTCTTGCCAAGGCGAAATCCAAACATAATCATCCTTAACCTGCACATGAACCAACTTCAGAGGACGATTAGCAGGTCCCCGTTCTACAGAACCTTGGGCATCATAGCGAGAACCATGACAAGGACATTGGAACTGTTCATCAACAGGATTCCAAGGAAAAGTACAACCCAAATGGGTACAGTTATTAACAATACCCATTGGCTCAAGAGTCCCATCTTCCCGAACAGTTAAATAGGTAGGCTCACCAGCCAATCCAGCGATTAAAGCCCGTGTTCCTGGTGCTTCAGCTAAAATTTGACTGGCTGGGATGGGATGACCGATTTGGTCTTTAGCGAGGATGCTACCATCTGCATCAGTGTTTTCGGCTGGAGGTACGAAAAACCTAGTCGCTGGATATAAGGCAGCACTGGCTGTAGCTGCAACAATGGCTCCAGAGAAGAAATTCAGTAACTGCCGTCTAGACATAGAAGGATTGGACAGACTCAAGCTATCATCCATAAACTTTCTCACTCTTTACTAATATTTATTTATTATACTACTATATAGTTATATAAAATTTTTGGGAGATTTATCAAAAAAATACCAACGACTCAGCAAATAAAATCTCTCTTCCCTACTGCTTTTTTGCCGTCAGTATCTTAATTAAAAGTAATACAAGAGTTCTGATGGCTGACGAATGATAATAATAGAAATCAATCTATGATATGGCATCCCAAAATCCTGGATGAAGAATCTCAAAGTAGCCTGTAGCCTTTAGCCCTTATCGTTCCTAGCAAAACAATCAAATATTTGGAGATTTCCTGCAATGGCTCACATTGTTATCGTTGGTGCAGGGTTGGGTGGTTTACCCACCGCTTATGAATTACGGCATATCCTTCCGAGGCAACACCAAGTTACCGTGATTTCAGAGTCACCAAATTTTACATTTATTCCTTCGTTGCCTTGGGTAGCACTGGGCTTAACTTCCCTGGACTCTATTCAGATGAGTCTGGAACACCGATTGAAACAAAGGAATATTAATTGGATACATGGGCGAGTAGATAAATTAAATCCCCATAGCCAAGAGATATTCTGCGGTGAGCAAACCATTGCCTACGATTATTTGATTATTGCCACAGGAGCAGAACTAGCACTGGATGCGTTATCTGGACTAGGCCCCGAAGGATATACACAATCAGTGTGTAATCCTCATCATGCGTTGATGGCAGGCAAAGCTTGGCAAGAATTTCTCCTAGCACCAGGGCCAATAGTAGTTGGGGCGTTACCGAAAACGAGTTGTTTAGGCCCCGCCTACGAATTTGCAATGTTAACAGACTACGTTCTACGGCAGAAGGGATTACGAGAACAAGTATCGATTACCTTTGTCACTCCGGAACCCTACGCTGGACACTTGGGTATTGGTGGTATGGCGAATTCTGCCCAATTAGTGAAAAAAATGATGGCAGAACGTGATGTAGAAATCATCGAGAATGCTGCTGTGACAGCAATTGAGCCAAACCAAATTCATCTGGGAAATGGTAGAGTATTACCCTTTGCCTATTCAATGCTGTTACCGCCCTTCCGAGGGCCGCGTTTTGTACGTCAGGTGCCAGGATTAAGTAATCCTGATGGCTTTATTCCCGTATTACCTACATACAGACATCCTGAATATCCTTCCATTTACGCGGTAGGAGTGGTTGTACAGATAAAACTGCCAGAGGAGACTCCTCTACCATTGGGAGTACCAAAAACAGGACAGATGACGGAAGCAATGGGCATGGCAGTGGCACATAATATTGCCATAGAATTAGGAGTGATTTCTGCCCAGCCAGTAACACCAACACTTGATGCCATTTGCTTTGCTGACTTTGGTAAGACAGGAATTTTATTTCTCGCTAACCCAGTGTTACCGGATTTAATCACAGGTAAACGTCGGCGGGCTGTAGCCTTGAGTGGCACTTGGGTAAGTTGGGCCAAGACTGCGTTTGAGAAGTATTTTTTAGCCAAAATGCGCTTTGGTGCAGCAGTACCTTGGTTTGAAAGAATAGGGTTGAAATTCTTGGGATTGTCGTTAGTTGAACCTATTCCAGTACAGAGTAGTAGAAACATCAGCCAAGAGATTTTTTGAATAAGAATACAGAATGAAATTCTCACTAACTAAAAAATGAGGAAGAGATGATGAATTGTCAAAGAAACCGCCACATAAATCATCAAATATCCAGAGTAAATCACAGGGGTAACAGAGGTTTGTGTGCTGTAGCTTCCACTAGCACCATTAGCCAAACTTCTGCTGATACTCGCACCGAGTTGAATGCTAAAACCCAACAAGCAATGATTGATGCTATCAATGATGAATATTATGCCCGTGCTTTTTACACAGCAGTAATCAACAAATTTGGGGAAGTACGTCCTTTTAGCAATATTGTTCACGGTGAAGATAGACACGTTTCTTTGTGGAATCACCTATTTACTAAATACGGGCTACCGATTCCTCCTGATACTTTTATGGGAAATGTCCCAGCACCTGATACTCTCCAAGCTGCGTGTCAAGCAGGAGTAGAATCAGAAATAGCCAATGTCAAAATGTATGACCAGTTTTTAGAATTTGTTCAGGAAGCAGATTTACGTGCTGCTTTCACCCAACTCCGCCATGTTTCTCAAGATAACCATCTTCCTGCGTTTCAATGTTGTGTTAGTCGATATTAGGGAATGGAGAATGGAGAAAAAACGATTTATAATTGGTCATACAAGAAATTGATTGTCACTGCTTTGTGTAGCTTCTTCTGAGTAAAAATAGTAGTCTTTATTTGGCTACCAAAAAAGCATAAATTCGGCTCTTAAACTTTTAATTCTTTTGAATTTAATGATGGATTTGGATAATATTCTCAAACAGTATACTGCTGGGAAACGAAATTTTCAGCGCGTCAACTTACAAGAAGCAGAATTAACCAATGTCAACCTGACAGGCGCAGATTTTAGCTATGCTGATTTGCGTCAGACACGATTAGGGAAAACCAACCTCAGCCAAGCTTGTCTACAGTCAGCTGATTTGAGTGAATCCATTCTTTGGGGAATAGATTTGAGTGCAGCAGACTTATATCGTGCCATTCTTAGGGAAGCTGATTTAACAGGCGCAAAGTTAGTAAAAACTCGCTTGGAATCAGCGAACTTAATTAAAGCCAGTTTATGCGGTGCTAATTTAAATGGTGCTAATCTCTCTAATTCTCTGCTATTTCAAGCAGACCTGCGTCCCAGTTCCAACCAGCGCACAGATTTGGGATACGCAGTTTTGAGTGGGGCAGATTTGAGTTACGCTGACTTGAGAGCTACTAGCCTACATCATGCCAATTTAGATAGAGCAAAGCTATGTAGGGCAAATTTGGGTAAAACAATACAATGGGGAAATTTGGCGGCGGATTTAACTGGAGCTAGTTTGCAAGGTGCAGACCTGAGTTATGCCAATCTAGATAGTGCTATTCTCCGCAAAGCCAATCTGCGAGGGGCAGACTTAACAGGAGCAATTCTCACAGATGCAGAACTAGAAGGAGCAATCATGCCTGATGGTACGGTTCATGAATAGGCAATAGGCAATAGGCAATAGGCAATAGTCATTAGTTTTTCTCCCCTGCTCCTCTGCTCCCCTGCCCCTCTGCCCCTCTGCTCCCCTGCTCCCTTAAATTTACGGAAACTTTCGCTCTCGCACATCTACAGCGTAATCTTGTACTGCTTTGGTAATTGTTGCTCGTAAATTGGTGTAAACTTTGGCGAATGGTGGCTGTTTTTCTGATAAACCCAGAACATCAGATGTTACTAAAACTTGACCATCACAATGAGAACCTGCACCAATACCAATTGTGGGAATGCTGAGTTTTTGTGTGATGTGCATTGCCAAATCGGCGGGGATATGCTCTAACACAATAGAAAATACACCTGCTTGTTCGAGTGCGATCGCTTCAGTTAAAATTCTCTGGGCTGTTTCCTCAGTTTTTCCCTGTTGTCGTAAACCTAACTGGTGAATTGACTGTGGTGTTAAACCCACATGACCCATCACTGGAATTCCCGCTTGCACCAATCGCGCCACAGTTTCCACCATTGCGGGATAACCACCCTCCAACTTCACGGCTTGAGCGCCAGTTTCCTTTAATATCCGCCCTGCCGAATGTATTGCTTGGGCGATGCTTTCTTGATACGTGAGAAACGGTAGGTCTACCACAACTAAGGCACGTTTAACACCCCGACGTACAGCC carries:
- a CDS encoding NAD(P)H-dependent flavin oxidoreductase, with the translated sequence MNHILPPLRIGQHIARYPIMQAAMAVRVSGAKLAGAVANAGGVGMIASLGIGLDSPYFNPRQRSSFFTANRLALIDELAKARHISPDGVIGVNILVGTKDYSVLAQTAAAEGANLIVTGGALPLTLPEYTADYPDVALVPTVANVDSAQYLCQTWKSRYNRLPDALILENCQKVGGHFTQCEQINIPGFSIGWVISQVREYLTEKMGVRIPLIVTGGVSDRNDIDQMLAMGADGVQMGTRFITTIECDAHQSYKERHLQANAEDIVTVPSPVGKPSRALRNSFAEQIMTDSSQQRRCIANCLEICLFRDKGKTYCLLNALAQAARGDVENGLIFSGANVTHTERIISVAELMADLTAKV
- a CDS encoding NAD(P)/FAD-dependent oxidoreductase; protein product: MQLSKGNVSERLDHVYDAIIVGGGAGGLSAGIYLQRYRLSSLIIDKGKARSFWMQELHNYLGLPPDTPGRVLLQQGKKHYDSLDGDFLNAYVEEVVDEGNTFAVRVKVGRQNSIYSVLRAKYLIAASGIIDHLPPLENMQNVFEYAGYNLHVCMVCDGYEMADKLCGFFAGSEASIEEMVFNLSWFTPYITIFTHGLFTVSAELRSKLQQYGYRLVETPIKQFLGKNHHMTGVELVDGAVVELATGLISMGSRYHNTYLEKFNLERKGGYLVTDQMGRTSHPRIFAIGDLKVGLNQVVIAAGDGALAATQIWREIRRAVGARPWLSNLPSALQQR
- the petC gene encoding cytochrome b6-f complex iron-sulfur subunit; amino-acid sequence: MDDSLSLSNPSMSRRQLLNFFSGAIVAATASAALYPATRFFVPPAENTDADGSILAKDQIGHPIPASQILAEAPGTRALIAGLAGEPTYLTVREDGTLEPMGIVNNCTHLGCTFPWNPVDEQFQCPCHGSRYDAQGSVERGPANRPLKLVHVQVKDDYVWISPWQEIDPRTGEKPWWV
- a CDS encoding NAD(P)/FAD-dependent oxidoreductase translates to MAHIVIVGAGLGGLPTAYELRHILPRQHQVTVISESPNFTFIPSLPWVALGLTSLDSIQMSLEHRLKQRNINWIHGRVDKLNPHSQEIFCGEQTIAYDYLIIATGAELALDALSGLGPEGYTQSVCNPHHALMAGKAWQEFLLAPGPIVVGALPKTSCLGPAYEFAMLTDYVLRQKGLREQVSITFVTPEPYAGHLGIGGMANSAQLVKKMMAERDVEIIENAAVTAIEPNQIHLGNGRVLPFAYSMLLPPFRGPRFVRQVPGLSNPDGFIPVLPTYRHPEYPSIYAVGVVVQIKLPEETPLPLGVPKTGQMTEAMGMAVAHNIAIELGVISAQPVTPTLDAICFADFGKTGILFLANPVLPDLITGKRRRAVALSGTWVSWAKTAFEKYFLAKMRFGAAVPWFERIGLKFLGLSLVEPIPVQSSRNISQEIF
- a CDS encoding ferritin-like domain-containing protein, with the protein product MMNCQRNRHINHQISRVNHRGNRGLCAVASTSTISQTSADTRTELNAKTQQAMIDAINDEYYARAFYTAVINKFGEVRPFSNIVHGEDRHVSLWNHLFTKYGLPIPPDTFMGNVPAPDTLQAACQAGVESEIANVKMYDQFLEFVQEADLRAAFTQLRHVSQDNHLPAFQCCVSRY
- the hetL gene encoding heterocyst differentiation pentapeptide repeat protein HetL, which encodes MDLDNILKQYTAGKRNFQRVNLQEAELTNVNLTGADFSYADLRQTRLGKTNLSQACLQSADLSESILWGIDLSAADLYRAILREADLTGAKLVKTRLESANLIKASLCGANLNGANLSNSLLFQADLRPSSNQRTDLGYAVLSGADLSYADLRATSLHHANLDRAKLCRANLGKTIQWGNLAADLTGASLQGADLSYANLDSAILRKANLRGADLTGAILTDAELEGAIMPDGTVHE
- the panB gene encoding 3-methyl-2-oxobutanoate hydroxymethyltransferase, translated to MAVTTQQLIQWKQQGRAIVALTAWDYAIAHILDAAGVDLILVGDSMAVVLGYQTTLPITLEEMLHHAKAVRRGVKRALVVVDLPFLTYQESIAQAIHSAGRILKETGAQAVKLEGGYPAMVETVARLVQAGIPVMGHVGLTPQSIHQLGLRQQGKTEETAQRILTEAIALEQAGVFSIVLEHIPADLAMHITQKLSIPTIGIGAGSHCDGQVLVTSDVLGLSEKQPPFAKVYTNLRATITKAVQDYAVDVRERKFP